In the genome of Pseudomonas bubulae, one region contains:
- a CDS encoding GAF domain-containing protein — MIDLNATGAGLNGYGLLQAQLESLLADERDFIANAAQFSAFLYHQLDDLNWAGFYLNRNEELVLGPFQGQIACVRIPFGRGVCGAAAASRQTQRVEDVHAFAGHIACDSASNSELVVPLIKDGRLIGVLDLDSPSIGRFSEQDQLDIEALAAIFLRLSEC; from the coding sequence ATGATTGATTTGAACGCCACAGGTGCAGGCCTGAACGGCTATGGCCTGTTGCAGGCTCAGTTGGAGTCGTTGTTGGCAGATGAGCGTGACTTTATTGCCAACGCTGCACAGTTCTCGGCGTTTTTGTATCACCAGCTCGATGATCTGAACTGGGCCGGGTTTTACCTCAATCGTAATGAGGAGCTGGTACTGGGCCCGTTTCAGGGGCAAATTGCCTGTGTTCGTATCCCGTTTGGGCGTGGCGTCTGCGGGGCTGCAGCGGCGAGCCGGCAAACGCAGCGAGTTGAAGACGTGCATGCATTTGCCGGGCACATCGCTTGCGACAGCGCCTCCAACAGTGAGTTGGTCGTGCCGTTGATCAAGGATGGTCGCCTGATCGGCGTGCTGGATCTGGACAGCCCGAGCATCGGGCGCTTCAGCGAGCAGGATCAGTTGGACATTGAAGCGCTGGCGGCCATCTTTTTGCGCTTGAGCGAGTGCTGA
- a CDS encoding ATP-binding protein, translating to MNSNLDAFLQRAEAVLARLEPLLPAQREPIEWHQCLAARWQREGRSGYLMPLQVSLDMRLSDLIGVDNQRDQLGRNTKQFLDGLPANHALLWGSRGTGKSSIIRALLAEYGNAGLRLIEIERDHLADLPRVVEQLQGLPQRFVLFCDDLSFEAGESDYRVLKSVLDGSLEQAPDNVLLYATSNRRHLVPEKESDNENWKNVDGELHPNEAVEDKIALSDRFGLWLSFYPFTQDHFLSVVEHWIDVLATKAGLQWQRDEALDILAVRWATGRGNRNGRCAYQFARYWVGLKLLEQVND from the coding sequence GTGAATTCTAATCTGGATGCCTTTCTGCAACGGGCCGAAGCGGTCCTCGCACGTCTTGAACCCTTGCTGCCTGCTCAGCGTGAGCCGATCGAATGGCATCAATGCCTGGCGGCCCGTTGGCAGCGGGAGGGGCGTTCGGGTTACCTGATGCCATTGCAAGTCAGCCTTGATATGCGCCTTTCGGACCTGATCGGCGTCGATAACCAGCGGGATCAGCTGGGTCGCAATACCAAACAGTTCCTTGATGGTTTGCCGGCCAACCACGCTCTGCTTTGGGGTTCGCGCGGTACTGGCAAGTCTTCGATCATCCGCGCACTGCTTGCCGAGTATGGCAATGCGGGCCTGCGCCTGATCGAGATCGAGCGTGACCATCTGGCCGACCTGCCGCGGGTGGTCGAGCAATTGCAAGGTTTGCCCCAGCGCTTTGTGCTGTTTTGCGATGACTTGTCATTTGAGGCGGGTGAAAGCGATTACCGGGTGCTCAAAAGCGTGCTCGATGGTTCCCTTGAGCAAGCGCCGGATAACGTCCTGCTTTACGCCACGTCGAACCGCCGTCATCTGGTGCCCGAAAAGGAAAGCGATAACGAGAACTGGAAGAATGTCGACGGTGAGTTGCATCCCAATGAAGCTGTGGAAGACAAGATCGCCTTGTCTGATCGCTTCGGCCTGTGGCTGTCGTTTTATCCGTTCACCCAGGACCATTTCCTGAGCGTGGTTGAGCACTGGATCGATGTATTGGCCACCAAAGCCGGTTTGCAGTGGCAGCGCGACGAGGCACTGGATATTCTGGCGGTGCGCTGGGCAACCGGGCGTGGCAACCGCAACGGCCGTTGTGCCTATCAGTTCGCGCGTTATTGGGTGGGTTTGAAATTGTTGGAGCAAGTGAATGATTGA
- a CDS encoding response regulator has product MDIKLTHRLSFKQAKLTVLVGLILGTLLSLLQIGIDYASENAAIDREIQSLLEISHNPASRIAYNLDSELAQELLQGLVRSPAITAAQLLDNDYLVLSAVQDLPETGRYRALSDSLFGANRSFDQRLYFNHLPEQSMGVLHLEVDTYPFGKRFLQRAEVTLLSGFIRSIVLTFILLGLFYVMLTKPLVRVIREISDGKPADPGQSKVHCPSGHENDEIGVLVNAANQQFEAMAREMEYRRRAENTLTEYLAQLETIVSVRTQELEASNEQLRHSNEELEAARTTALEMAQARSAFLANMSHEIRTPLNGLLGMLALCLDSPLNAEQHQQLSIAHDSGKVLVELLNDILDLSKFDAGQLELEHIAFDLGTLIEDTANLLSQNAAPSVELTCLIDPQFPALVMGDPTRVRQIVSNLLSNALKFTRFGRVDVRLSAQGDQVRIEVCDTGIGIAQEAQARIFSPFTQAEAGITRQYGGTGLGLTLTNSLCAVMHGRLTISSEVGFGSQFCAELPLPCHTPAIQPKPLSGRVIVVSAASSGLSEMLGSFLPLWGLDYTRYSQDDSLTDTHPQLLITDCAECLFGLRPAISAPILLVTAYGNFMPGDQVNALAPLQQKARPLSRQALYKTLQHLLLKDDGEVQGTQTVNTPAVHRARILLVEDNPVNQLVAKGMLSKLGCEVVVASHGGEALSRLEQKTFDLVLMDCNMPVMDGYEATRQIRHRGRWPKLPIVALTANAMPEERERCRSAGMNDYLAKPFRREELAALIEVWVPQRRDRDTNRVAADE; this is encoded by the coding sequence ATGGACATAAAACTCACCCACCGCCTGTCTTTCAAGCAAGCCAAACTGACTGTGCTGGTCGGTCTGATATTGGGGACCCTGCTTAGCCTGCTGCAAATCGGCATCGATTATGCCAGTGAAAACGCCGCCATCGATCGCGAAATCCAGTCGCTGCTGGAGATCAGTCACAACCCGGCATCACGCATTGCCTACAACCTTGATTCGGAGCTTGCCCAAGAGCTTTTGCAAGGGCTGGTGCGCTCACCGGCGATCACCGCCGCACAACTGCTCGACAACGACTATCTGGTGCTCTCGGCGGTGCAGGATCTGCCTGAAACCGGCCGTTATCGGGCGCTGAGCGACTCTCTGTTCGGTGCCAACCGCTCATTTGACCAGCGACTGTACTTCAATCACCTCCCCGAACAAAGCATGGGGGTCTTGCACCTTGAGGTGGATACCTACCCCTTCGGCAAGCGGTTTTTGCAGCGGGCGGAAGTCACACTGCTCAGCGGTTTTATTCGCAGCATCGTGCTCACCTTTATTCTTCTGGGCCTGTTTTACGTCATGCTGACCAAGCCGCTGGTGCGAGTGATTCGTGAGATCAGCGATGGCAAGCCCGCAGATCCGGGGCAGTCGAAAGTGCACTGCCCCAGCGGTCACGAAAACGATGAAATTGGCGTACTGGTGAACGCTGCCAATCAGCAGTTCGAGGCCATGGCCCGTGAAATGGAATACCGGCGCCGCGCCGAAAACACCCTGACCGAGTACCTGGCACAGCTGGAAACCATTGTTTCTGTGCGCACCCAGGAACTGGAGGCCAGCAACGAACAACTGCGCCACTCCAATGAAGAGCTTGAGGCTGCGCGCACTACTGCCCTGGAAATGGCCCAGGCACGCTCAGCGTTTCTGGCCAATATGAGCCATGAAATACGCACCCCGCTCAATGGGTTGCTCGGGATGCTGGCGCTGTGCCTGGACAGCCCGCTGAATGCCGAGCAACACCAGCAATTGTCGATTGCCCATGACTCCGGCAAGGTTCTGGTCGAGCTGCTCAATGACATTCTCGACCTGTCGAAATTCGACGCGGGCCAACTGGAGCTTGAACATATTGCCTTCGACCTGGGCACGCTGATCGAAGATACCGCCAACCTGCTGTCACAGAACGCCGCACCCAGCGTGGAACTGACCTGCCTGATCGATCCGCAGTTTCCGGCACTGGTCATGGGGGACCCGACCCGGGTCCGACAGATCGTCAGCAATTTGTTGTCCAACGCGCTGAAATTCACCCGATTCGGGCGGGTGGATGTACGGCTCAGCGCGCAAGGCGATCAGGTACGTATCGAGGTTTGCGACACCGGCATCGGCATCGCCCAGGAGGCCCAGGCCAGAATTTTCAGCCCCTTCACTCAGGCAGAGGCCGGCATCACCCGCCAGTATGGTGGCACCGGGCTTGGTCTGACCCTGACCAATAGTCTGTGCGCAGTCATGCACGGACGCCTGACCATCAGCTCGGAAGTCGGTTTTGGCAGCCAGTTCTGCGCCGAACTCCCCCTGCCCTGCCATACCCCCGCCATCCAGCCAAAGCCGTTGTCCGGCCGGGTTATTGTGGTGAGTGCAGCGAGCAGCGGGCTGAGCGAAATGCTTGGCAGTTTTTTGCCCCTGTGGGGGCTGGACTACACACGCTACTCCCAGGACGACTCACTGACCGACACCCATCCACAGTTACTGATTACCGACTGTGCCGAGTGCCTGTTTGGCCTGCGCCCGGCCATCAGTGCGCCGATCCTGCTGGTGACCGCGTATGGCAACTTTATGCCCGGTGACCAGGTCAATGCGCTGGCACCCCTGCAACAAAAAGCCCGGCCCCTGTCGCGTCAGGCACTGTACAAGACCTTGCAACATTTGCTGCTCAAGGACGACGGCGAGGTACAGGGCACTCAAACCGTGAATACTCCTGCGGTCCACCGCGCGCGAATCCTGCTGGTCGAAGACAATCCGGTCAACCAGCTGGTGGCCAAGGGCATGTTGAGCAAGCTGGGCTGTGAAGTGGTGGTTGCGAGCCACGGCGGCGAGGCGCTGAGTCGGCTGGAGCAGAAGACCTTTGACCTGGTGTTGATGGACTGCAACATGCCAGTCATGGATGGCTACGAAGCCACACGGCAAATCCGCCATCGCGGGCGCTGGCCCAAGTTGCCCATCGTCGCCCTGACCGCCAATGCCATGCCCGAAGAGCGTGAGCGCTGCCGTTCGGCGGGGATGAACGATTATCTGGCCAAGCCGTTTCGGCGCGAAGAGCTGGCGGCGTTGATTGAGGTATGGGTGCCGCAAAGGCGAGACAGAGACACCAACCGTGTTGCCGCCGACGAGTAG
- the msrB gene encoding peptide-methionine (R)-S-oxide reductase MsrB: MEKLNKTLDEWKAMLDPEQYNVCRLKGTERPFSGKYNATKTDGVYHCICCNAPLFDSSAKFDSGCGWPSFSRPIGDSAMVEIRDVSHGMVRTEVVCAKCDAHLGHVFPDGPPPTGLRYCINSVCLDLVPRV, from the coding sequence ATGGAAAAGTTGAACAAAACCCTGGACGAATGGAAGGCCATGCTCGACCCGGAGCAATACAACGTGTGCCGCCTCAAAGGCACCGAACGGCCGTTTTCGGGGAAATACAACGCCACCAAAACTGACGGTGTCTATCACTGTATCTGCTGCAACGCGCCGCTGTTTGACTCCAGCGCCAAGTTTGACTCTGGCTGCGGCTGGCCGAGCTTTTCCCGGCCCATTGGCGACAGTGCGATGGTCGAGATCCGTGACGTCAGCCACGGCATGGTGCGTACCGAGGTGGTCTGCGCCAAATGTGATGCGCATCTGGGCCATGTGTTCCCTGACGGTCCGCCCCCGACCGGGCTGCGCTACTGTATCAACTCGGTGTGCCTGGACCTGGTCCCTCGCGTCTGA
- a CDS encoding glutathione peroxidase, with translation MNDNLLDIACTTLVGEQKALGDFGGKALLVVNTASKCGFTPQYKGLEALWQQYRDQGLVILGFPCNQFGKQEPGDEAAISGFCELNFGVSFPLFKKVEVNGPQAHPLFVQLKRRAPGLLGSQGIKWNFTKFLVSGDGKSVKRYAPTTKPEALKADIEALLG, from the coding sequence ATGAACGATAACCTGCTCGATATTGCCTGTACCACACTGGTCGGTGAGCAAAAGGCCCTTGGCGATTTCGGCGGCAAGGCGCTGCTGGTGGTCAATACGGCCAGCAAGTGCGGCTTTACTCCGCAGTACAAAGGGCTGGAGGCGTTGTGGCAGCAGTACAGGGATCAGGGGCTGGTGATTCTGGGCTTCCCCTGTAACCAGTTTGGCAAGCAGGAGCCGGGCGACGAAGCGGCCATTTCCGGGTTTTGCGAGCTGAATTTTGGTGTGAGCTTCCCGCTGTTCAAGAAGGTCGAGGTCAATGGCCCACAGGCTCATCCGTTGTTTGTCCAGCTCAAGAGGCGTGCGCCAGGGCTGTTGGGCTCGCAGGGAATCAAATGGAACTTCACCAAATTCCTGGTCAGTGGCGATGGCAAAAGCGTAAAGCGCTATGCCCCGACCACCAAGCCTGAGGCGCTCAAGGCCGATATCGAAGCGTTACTGGGTTAA
- a CDS encoding HD domain-containing phosphohydrolase produces the protein MRNSALSHRRQYPLHAHISAMFTFLLLLLGVVLGVFNYQQTTRIILDSSQKLFSYIEQDVQDDLLDAYQPIRHALNLLILDSAATTDQVELRTGLLQPFVQALEDNHTLSALYLGDDNGNFFLVRPLRNQEIRRQLKAPPQASFEVWSITRAARQGTVNSKKLYLDANLKQLEQRNIPNELYDPRVRSWFIAQDADKNQTTTSPYLFFTTHEVGTTLAKRSTANTVMGADVTLSQLSATLADHQTTPGTQIVLYGDNGRAIAYPDFNKLLNAMDPTKLPKVSELNPALGLLINQGADAQQRLDDGQRQWVVSRFKVDDGSANGLQLAMMVPQDELLADAYQLRWQGALVTLGALVLCLPMGWVTSRLLVRPLRELVREADAVRRFDFNYPFTRQSPVLEIDQMQASMGRMKETLASFFEITSSLSAHTRFEPLLQSVLFETLKIAQAEAGLIYLTKNDSTQLELKGLIINGQPQDLATQPAPVLNPDDSQSPEWLRALFEGHDSVARSLTLEQAGDLQSVMDELGSQSVHLIGIRLHNRQGETVGILVLVLNDSGSTDDQDHLRADRIAFIQAVSGTAAVAIESQRLQARQKQLLDALIQLLAGAIDAKSPYTASHCQRVPILTLMLAQAAAASRQPPFEQYAPTDEQWEALRIAAWLHDCGKVTTPEYVVDKATKLETLYDRIHEIRTRFEVLKRDAWVNYWQARALGGDDQQLAHLRDACLLELDDDFAFVAQCNLGGEAMMEADLQRLNAIARRTWTRTLDDRLGVSWEENKRQSTRQEQALPVTESLLADKPEHLFTRPEADLIDPENPWGFKLEVPPYKFNRGELYNLSTRRGTLTREERYIINNHIVQTILMLSSLPLPAYLSNIAEIAGGHHEKMDGSGYPKRLKREEMSLEARMMAIADIFEALTASDRPYKRSKTLSEALNIMAAMCHDAHIDPQLFALFMHEQIYLQYARQFLDPQQIDTVDIHALMLKAGLKN, from the coding sequence ATGCGCAACAGTGCGCTCTCCCATCGGCGCCAGTACCCGCTGCATGCTCACATAAGTGCGATGTTTACATTTTTGTTGCTATTGCTGGGCGTTGTACTGGGCGTATTCAATTACCAGCAAACCACCCGCATCATTCTCGACAGCAGCCAAAAGTTGTTCAGCTACATAGAACAGGATGTTCAGGATGACCTGCTGGATGCCTATCAACCCATACGGCATGCGCTCAACCTGCTAATTCTTGATTCTGCGGCCACAACCGACCAGGTCGAGCTTCGAACAGGCCTGCTGCAGCCCTTTGTACAAGCACTCGAAGACAACCACACACTGTCAGCTCTATACCTGGGCGATGACAACGGCAACTTTTTCCTGGTCCGGCCTTTACGCAATCAAGAGATCCGGCGCCAGTTAAAAGCCCCACCCCAAGCTAGCTTCGAAGTATGGTCGATAACACGTGCAGCCCGGCAAGGCACGGTTAATTCAAAAAAACTGTATCTGGATGCAAATCTGAAACAGCTCGAACAGCGCAACATCCCCAATGAGCTCTATGACCCCCGCGTGCGCAGCTGGTTTATTGCGCAGGATGCCGACAAAAATCAGACCACCACCAGCCCCTACCTGTTTTTTACCACCCACGAAGTTGGTACTACACTCGCCAAACGCAGTACTGCCAATACGGTGATGGGTGCCGATGTAACGCTGTCTCAACTGTCCGCCACCCTGGCCGACCATCAAACAACGCCTGGTACACAGATTGTTCTGTACGGCGACAATGGCCGGGCCATCGCTTACCCGGACTTCAACAAATTATTGAACGCCATGGACCCCACCAAACTGCCCAAAGTCTCGGAGCTGAATCCGGCCCTTGGACTGCTGATCAATCAAGGGGCAGATGCTCAGCAGCGCCTGGACGACGGCCAGCGCCAATGGGTCGTTTCGCGGTTCAAGGTGGACGATGGCAGTGCCAATGGCTTGCAATTGGCAATGATGGTCCCGCAAGACGAGCTGTTGGCCGATGCCTATCAGTTGCGCTGGCAAGGGGCCCTGGTGACATTGGGCGCCCTGGTGCTGTGCCTGCCCATGGGGTGGGTGACCTCCAGGTTGCTGGTGAGGCCCTTGCGCGAATTGGTGCGTGAAGCCGATGCGGTTCGACGGTTCGATTTCAACTATCCATTCACACGACAATCGCCCGTGCTCGAAATCGATCAGATGCAGGCATCCATGGGCCGCATGAAAGAAACCCTCGCCAGCTTTTTTGAAATCACCTCCAGCCTTTCGGCCCATACCCGGTTTGAACCCTTGCTGCAGTCCGTACTGTTCGAGACTCTCAAGATTGCTCAGGCAGAGGCCGGGCTGATCTACCTGACAAAAAACGACAGTACTCAACTGGAGTTAAAAGGCCTGATCATCAACGGCCAGCCCCAGGATCTGGCAACCCAGCCCGCGCCCGTGCTGAACCCTGACGACAGCCAGAGCCCCGAGTGGTTACGGGCGCTTTTCGAAGGTCATGACAGTGTCGCCCGCTCACTCACCCTTGAACAGGCGGGTGACTTGCAGTCTGTGATGGATGAACTGGGCAGCCAGAGTGTCCACCTGATCGGCATTCGCCTGCACAACCGCCAGGGCGAAACGGTGGGTATTCTTGTGCTGGTATTGAACGACAGTGGTTCGACTGACGATCAGGACCACTTGCGGGCCGACCGGATTGCCTTTATCCAGGCGGTGTCCGGTACAGCTGCCGTTGCTATTGAAAGCCAGCGCCTGCAGGCTCGGCAGAAACAGTTGCTGGATGCATTGATCCAATTGCTGGCGGGGGCTATAGACGCCAAAAGCCCGTACACCGCCAGCCATTGCCAACGGGTTCCAATCCTGACATTGATGCTGGCACAGGCGGCTGCTGCGAGCCGGCAGCCACCCTTTGAGCAGTACGCTCCCACGGATGAGCAATGGGAGGCGCTGCGTATCGCCGCCTGGCTGCACGACTGCGGCAAGGTCACAACACCGGAATATGTGGTCGACAAGGCCACCAAGCTGGAAACCCTGTACGACCGCATTCACGAAATCCGCACCCGCTTTGAAGTGCTCAAGCGCGATGCCTGGGTCAATTACTGGCAGGCACGAGCCCTGGGTGGCGACGATCAACAGCTGGCGCACCTGCGAGATGCCTGCCTGCTTGAGCTGGATGATGACTTCGCTTTTGTCGCCCAGTGCAATCTGGGCGGGGAAGCCATGATGGAGGCAGACCTGCAGCGTTTGAACGCCATTGCGCGCCGTACCTGGACCCGCACGCTGGATGATCGCCTTGGCGTATCCTGGGAAGAAAACAAACGCCAGTCCACCCGCCAGGAGCAAGCCTTGCCGGTGACCGAGTCGCTGCTGGCCGACAAGCCCGAGCACCTGTTCACTCGCCCCGAGGCCGACCTGATTGACCCCGAAAACCCCTGGGGCTTCAAACTCGAAGTACCACCCTACAAATTCAACCGTGGCGAGCTGTACAACCTCAGTACCCGGCGCGGCACCTTGACCCGCGAAGAGCGCTACATCATCAATAACCACATCGTGCAAACCATCCTGATGCTCAGCAGCCTGCCGCTACCTGCCTACCTGAGCAACATTGCCGAAATTGCCGGGGGGCATCACGAAAAAATGGATGGCAGCGGTTATCCAAAACGCCTGAAACGCGAGGAAATGAGCCTGGAGGCACGGATGATGGCAATTGCCGATATTTTCGAGGCATTGACCGCGTCGGATCGCCCCTATAAACGCAGCAAAACCTTGAGTGAGGCGCTGAACATCATGGCCGCCATGTGCCATGACGCCCATATTGATCCGCAACTGTTCGCGCTGTTCATGCACGAACAGATTTACCTGCAATACGCCCGGCAGTTTCTTGACCCTCAACAAATCGATACGGTCGATATCCATGCGCTGATGCTCAAGGCCGGGCTGAAAAACTGA